Within Thermococcus indicus, the genomic segment GCCGCTTCTCGTCTGCTCATCGTAGGGCACCCCAATGCCGTAGATGCCCTCCACCCTTGGGTCATAGACAAGGACCTCGGTTCCGCCGACGATGTAGAGCTTTCCGTCGCGAACCTCAACGACGGTGTTCTCGGTGCTGAGGACCGGCAGACCTTTGGCCATCGCAAGAACCGACATGGTGCTCTTCCCTGTGTGAGGATAGCCAACGAAGAGCACCGCCTTCCCGTTGGAGGCCATGACGCCTACGGAGTCGGTTATGAACATCCTGCCAGCTTTGGCCGCGGCCCTCGCGGACGCCTGGAGTATGAAGAAGATGGGCGCCTCGTTTCCGTAGGCGGACGGGACGCGTGATTCTATCTTGTACTCGTCGCGCCCCATGTGGTCATAGACCGCACTGAAGACCCTGAACTCGTCGCCCTTAAAGCGCTCCACCACGACGTGAGGCTCTCCTGAGCTCTCCTCGACATCCGGAAGATAACGCCGCGCAAAAACTCCATTGAAAGCCCTCTCAAAGCCATCATCAAGTTCCCCGCTGAAATGAACGTTCACACCGCCGATTCTCATGCCCATTGGCTCCCCCGGTATGGGCTGGATGGGGGGATTTATAACTTTTCCGTGCGAAGCTGCACCCGCTGAGTGGTGCACATTAACACGGAGATGAAAAAACATCCCGGAAGGAACCCGAAAGAGGAGACAGAACACAGACCAAAACGGAGAAAAGAATGGGACCCTCACTCGAGGGCCGCGAGGAGCTTCTCCATGAACATCTTCTCGGGATAGGCGCCCTCGAACTGGACCTTGTCCTCGCCATCGACGATGATGACAATCTTCGGCACGGCCATGACGCTGTACTTGTCGGCCCACTCCGGGTACTCGATGGCCTCGACCATGTCGCCGAGTATCTTGCCCTTGCCGGCGTTGGTGTTCTCGATGGCGAACTTGTGGGCCATCCTGACGGCGAGCGGGCAGTACGGGCAGGTCGGGGTGACGAAGACGAGTATCCTGACGTCCCTGTCAACCTTCGCGAGCTCTTCCTTGCTCTCCGGCATCAGGTCGGTTGTCGCGTTGCTGACATCGACGATGCTCTCGAGGAAAGCGCCGAACTCGTGGCCAGCCGGAAGGCCGAAGAACCTGACGCCCATGTCCTTGCCGTCCTGGGTGAGTGTGATGGCCGGGGCGCGGTCGATCCTGTACTGCTCGGCGAGCTTCCTGCCCTCCTCGGTGTCGAAGTCGTGGAACTCATAGGTGAGCTTGTCGCTGAGCTCGCTGAGCTCCTGAACCAGCCCTTTGAGCTGGTCGCAGTACTGGCAGTGCTCCTTGCCCGTGAATCCGATAATCTTAACGGGGTTTGTCATCTT encodes:
- the pdo gene encoding protein disulfide oxidoreductase → MGLISDADKKVIREEFFSKMTNPVKIIGFTGKEHCQYCDQLKGLVQELSELSDKLTYEFHDFDTEEGRKLAEQYRIDRAPAITLTQDGKDMGVRFFGLPAGHEFGAFLESIVDVSNATTDLMPESKEELAKVDRDVRILVFVTPTCPYCPLAVRMAHKFAIENTNAGKGKILGDMVEAIEYPEWADKYSVMAVPKIVIIVDGEDKVQFEGAYPEKMFMEKLLAALE